The following coding sequences lie in one Camelus bactrianus isolate YW-2024 breed Bactrian camel chromosome 8, ASM4877302v1, whole genome shotgun sequence genomic window:
- the FAM229B gene encoding protein FAM229B yields the protein MPFRFGTQQRKFPVEGGDSSVGLESGLSSSAACNGKELPPTRQLRRCPGSHCLTITDVPITVYATMRKPPAQSSKEVHPK from the exons ATGCCTTTTCGGTTTGGGACCCAGCAAAGGAAATTTCCAGTGGAAGGGGGAGATTCTTCAGTTGGGCTGGAATCTGGGCTGAGCTCCAGTGCTGCCTGTAACGGGAAAGAATTGCCACCAACCAG GCAACTCCGAAGATGCCCTGGAAGTCATTGCCTGACAATAACTGATGTTCCCATCACTGTCTATGCAACAATGCGAAAGCCACCTGCACAAAGCAGCAAGGAAGTGCATCCTAAATAG